From Elusimicrobiota bacterium:
AGGGAAGTTGGCCTTTACTGGAGTTCATAGACGCGGCTGCGCTCCCCGGAATTTTCATAAACGAGCTTGAAGAAGCGCTGGTTCTCCAAATTACAGCGGGCTCTTTCCAACATCTGGCCGATCCGCCCGGCCTGGCCCCGGGCTAGGCCCAGGGCCAGGCCTTCTTGCCAGAGGACGAGGCGGGCGCGGTGCCTCTTGAGGAGGTCATGGAACTCCTCGATCCGCGCGGAGTCGGGCAGGGGCAGGCTTGGGCGCCTGGCGTAAAACCCGTCGCGCACGTACAGGGGGCTTGCCAGGATGTCGGACTCAGCGCCGTGGGCTCGTATCCAGGAATAGGTGAGGGAAAGCTCGGGCTCGGCCCATAGATTGGGCTTGAAGAGCCGCGGGATCGAGTGAAAGCCGAGTTGCGCGGCGAGCATGACGGCCAGGACGGGAGCCCTGGCCGGTCCCAAGGCGCGGGCCAGGGCCCAGAGCAGGAAAGGCAGAAGCGTTATAAGGTAGCGCTCATACTGCCAGGCCCAGATCGCGTGCATGAGGAGCGCGCCGACGAGAGCCCAGGCGGCGGGCTCCTGAGGGTCCTTCTTGAGAATCCGTTTGAGTCCTAGAAGGCTCGCGCCAAAAAGGAGGAGCCCCGCGGCCATCGCCGCCGGGCCTTGGCCCCACGCGGGCGGAAAATAGCAGGAACCCCAAGAGGACAGATAGAAGCCCGCGTTTTCGCGGGAGACTTGAAGAATATCCAGCCATCGCCGTCCGCCGTACGACAGGCCAAATTCCCCGAGCTCCTGCACCGAGCCGGACCTGTTCCAGGACCAAAGCGCCCAAAGCCCCAGCCCGAGCAAGGGCGCAAGGAGAAGCCGTAGGGCTTGCCGCCATCGCCCGCCCGCCAAGGCCCGAGCGACGGCGGCGGGGAGCAGTGAAATTCCGGCCGGCCGTATTTGCGTCAGGGCCAGGAGAAGCCCGCCCCCGGCCCAGCCAGAGCCGGTCGGGGCGTCCAGGGCCGCGAGCAGGAGAAAGACCAGGAGGAGGTAGGGAATCTCGCTCATCACGGTCCCGGCTTGGCTCAGCACGATGGGGCTCGAGGCGAAGACGAGGCAGAGCAGGGCGGCTGAGGGCTCTTTTTTGCGCCGCAGCCAAAGCCAGAAAAGCCACGGGCTCAAGGCCATGAGGAGAGTCGAAATAATCTGGTAGGCCGCGAAATTCTCTCCGGCTAGGAAAGTCACCGGCAGGAGCAGAAGCGGCAGGCCGGGAATGACGAAGGTCAGGGGCGGCAGGCCGGGGCTCGTGAAGAGACGGTAGCGGCCTTGGCTCAAGGCGTGCGAGGCGATGACGTAGAGGAGGTCGTCTTGCTGGCGGCCGAGGTACTGGGCCGGGGCGCTTACCAGCGCCAGGAGGCTGGCCAGGCCCAGGGCCAGGACTTCCCAAAGGCGGATCCGCCGATCCTGTTTCAAAGGTTATTTTAGAATTCGCCGGGGAAAGCGCCGGCGGAAAGGGGGGGATTCGAACCCCCGAGGGCTGTTACACCCTACACGATTTCCAGTCGTGCCGTTTCAACCGCTCACGCACCTTTCCGCAAAGCCGGACGGCGAAATTATAGCTAAATTTGATAAATTAAGGCGTGACATTCAAGCATTCCTCCAACGTGGCATGGCGCCGGGTCCAGGGCGAGGCCGTAATACTCAACCTGGAAAACAGCGTCTACTATTCGCTCAATGACCCCGCCGCCTCCATCTGGGATCTGTTGGTCAAGGGCGAGCCCGCCGAGAATATCGTGGATAAGCTCTTTGGCGAGTACGAGGTGGCGCGGGCCGAACTGCGCCGGGACGTGGACGAGCTCGTGGAGGAGTTGAGCCGGGAAGGCTTGATCCAGGCGCTATGAGCCCGGAGTCGTCGCGCCTGGTGTTCAAGCAGCTCGATGAGTGGGTGGGGGCGGGGCTCAAGGCCCTCGAGGGATGCTGCGACCCCGAGCCCATCCGCGAGCTGCACCTGGAGATCACCCACCGTTGCGACCTCAAGTGCGTGATGTGCCACCATTGGGAGATGCCCTCGCGCGATCCGGGCTCCCTGGCGCGACAGTTGAACCCGGCCGAGATCGAGGCATTCATTTCCCGATCGGAGCTCCTTCGCGGCGTGCGCACCGTTGTAGTGACCGGCGGCGAGCCCTGGACCCGGCCGGACGCCCCGCAAATCGTAGCGCTCCTGCGCCGGCTTTACCCTGAGGCCTCTTTGGGGGTGCTCACCAATTTCTGGAACGCGGAGCTCTTGAGGCGCAAGCTCCTGGAAGCGGAAGCTCTCGGAGCCTCCGGTATTTGGCTGGGATCCTCCTTGGACGGCCTCGAGGAGACCCATGACCTCGTCCGAGGACAGAAAGGGGCTTTCCATGGCTTTAGGCGATCCCTTGAGATGCTGCGCCGGGAATTCCCGAATATCCGGGCCAGCGTTAATTTCACCATCACTCCCAGGAATCACCGGGATCTTTGGGCCGTCTACCGATTCGCCCAGGAGGAAGGCCTGGGCTTCGGCTGCCAATTCGTGGTCAATCACGAGGGCTACCAGGCCCCGGAGCGCTTCCAATGGCAAAGCGCGGAGTTGGACGAGGTCGAGTCGCAGATAGACCGGGTGCTTGCGGACATAGCGGCTCGCCACGGGGCCTTGGAGCGCTGGCTGACGCGTCCCGCGCCCGAGTCGCACGGACTTTGGATCCAGCTCCTCTATTGGCGCTATCTGCGCCGGCACGGGCGGGGTTCGCCCAGGTTTTTCGATGACTGCATGGCCGGCCGGCGCTACGCCATGCTGGATCCGGAGGGAAATCTCTTCTTCTGTCCGGTCAACAAAAACAAGCATGTCGGCAACGTCAGAAACGCTCCCTTCGACCGGATCTGGAGCTCGGCCCGTGCCGAGGCGCTGAGGGGCGAACTGCGGCCCTGCCAATGCCGCTGCTGGCTCAACTGCATCGCCAACCCGGTCTTGGACCGTGTGCTGCGCGCCGCGTGGTCGGATATTTCCCCGGCTCCCGCTCATTCATGAAAAAGAGGAGAGTGCTCGTTCTTCTTCCCTCGTCTGCGTCCCCCTTCCGCGGCTGGCGGGGACTGCTCCTGCGCGAGCTCGGCAAGGACTGGGAGCTCGATCTCCTGGCCGTGGCCCCTGGAAGGGCCGCGGGCTTTCTGAGCCAGGCCTCCGGCGCCGAGTATGCCGCGGCGGTGGTCGTGGGCGAGAATTGGCCGCTGCAAATTCTCGAGGGGATGAAATGCCCGCTCGTCCGGGCTTCTTTTGGCAGGAGCGCTCCCTGCGCGGAGCATATATTTTCGGACGTTTGGAATTTCAGCCCAGGCCGAAGGCCTAGGCTTACAAAGCGCCTGCTCAAGCTCGCGGCGGCGCGCCGGGCCCCGGCCACGGCCTTGACAAGCCTCATCATCCCTTGCTTTAACCAATGGAAATACACCCGCCAGTGCCTGGATTCGGTGCTCGCGTGCACCCGTAAGCCCTACGAGATCATCATCGTGGACAACGGTTCGACCGATGGGACCGCGGCCCAGGCCAAAAAGATTCCCGGCGTGCGCCTCATCCGCAATCCGGAGAACCTGGGGTTCGCCAAGGCGATCAACCAAGGCATGGAGAAGGCCAAGGGCCGCTATCTGGTATGGCTCAACAGCGACGTGGTCGTGACTGCGGGCTGGCTCGAGGGGCTCATTGCCTGTGCCACGCGCTTGCCCCGGATCGCGGCCGCGGGCCCCTGCACCAACGAGACCGTGGGCTTTCAGCTCGTGCCGGGAGCGGGCTACCAGGGGCTCAAGGAGCTGCCCCTGTTCGCCCAGGCCTGGGCCCTCAAGCACCAGGGCCAGGCGCTCTCGGTTCCCCGCTTGACCGGCTTTTGCCTGCTTCTCAAGCGTGAGGCGGTCGCCAAGGTCGGCCTTCTCGACGAGCGTTTCGGCCGGGGCTGCTACGAGGAGTACGATTATTGCCTGAGGCTCAGGCAAGCGGGCTATGAGCTTGCCTGCGCGCAGGACGTTTTCGTGCACCATTTCGGTCATAAGAGCTTCGGGAGCTTCGAGGCCATGGCGGCCCAGGCCCGTGCCAACCGCGACGTGTTCCTCGACAAATGGTGCCGCAAGTCCTTGAGCTTCTTGGACGAACTCGATCCGGAAGCCGCCCAGAAAGCCTCCGCCCCGTGAATCCGGTCGAGCCGGGCCTGCGCGTGCGCAGCGATTCCATGCGCTTCCTGATAGAGCCCGGCGACCTGGTCTATTATCGCCGAGCCGGGCTCGAGAGCCTCTCCGTGGGCGACGTGGCGGTGATCCTCCATTGGGAAAAAGGGGAAGCCGACTATCTAGTGCACCGCCTTTGGGGGCGATTCAAGAGGGAGGGTGTTTCGCATGGGCTCACCAAGGGCGACGTGAAGCTGTCCTTTGATCCGTCGCTTCCCGAGAATTCCTTCATTGGAAAAGTTGTGGCCGTGCGGCGGGGCAGGCGCTGGATCAGGCTCGACAGCGCCAAGGCGCGCGCCATTGGGGCAGTTCTCTCGGTGCCGGCCGCTGGCCTGCACCAGCTTGCCATTAAACCGTTCTCACGCCTCTCGGGAGCCGGAGCAGCGGGCAGCGCCTTGGCCCTCTGCCATTGCCTTGTCTCCCGCCTGTGGGACCGGCATCTTCCCGACTTGGCGGCGCGCCTTTTGGCCGGCGAGGCTCCCGAGGGCGCGCCGAGCGAGGACCTTTCCGCGGAGCGGGAGATTTTCGGCATCGTCGAGGAGGGAGCCTCCTGGTCGGGGAAGGTCCGCCTGCTCGGAGACGTCTACGTCCCGCCCGGCGTCACGCTTGAAATTCTTCCCGGGACCGAGATCGGCTTTGCGCCCGAGTCGCTCTGCACCAACCATCACGGGCGCTACGCGCGTAGTGCGGGGCGCTGCCGCATTTTGGTGGCGGGCCGCTTGAAGGCCGAGGGCGAGGCCGCGAGCCGGATACGCTTCGGCGGGGGCGAGCCCTGGGGGGGAATCCATTTCATGCCGGGCTCGAGCGGCTCCTTGGCCCGCGCGGACGTGTCGGGAAGCGAAATCGGAGGAGTCAACGGCTTCGGCCGGGCCGGCCTTTTTCTCAGGGAGGTGAGCTTCAAGCGCAACGCCTGGGGGATTTCATGGCGGGGCGGGACGTTGAGCATGGAGGATGGGCTCTTCGAGGATAACGTCGTCGGCATAGCCTTGTCGTTGGGGACTCTCTCCTGGAAAGGAGGGCGGCTCAAGGGCGGAGAGTCCGGCCTTGAGCTCCTCAACCGCTCGCGCGCCAAGCTCGAGGGCGTGCGCTTGGATAATGGCCGCGGGCATGGCGCGACTATCTCGGGCGGGTGTCTGACGGCCCGCGGGTCTATATTCCTAAGCCACGCAGGCGCAGGACTGCTCGTCAAGGCCGGCGGCCGAGCGGAGCTTTCCGGGTGCGTCTTGGAGAAAAACGCATGGGGCTTGTCCCTCCAAGAGGGGCTAGCTGAGCTTCAGGATTGTCGGGTCCTCGATAATGGCCGAGCCGGAGTTGTCCTGAGTCCGCCCGCCGAGGGCGCAGGCTCTGCGCGTCTGCAATGGAGGAAGGGAGAGCTCCGGGGGGGCGGCACGGGCTTGGAGCTCTCGGCCAACGCTCGGGCCGAGATACAGGATGTGATCGTGGACAATTGCCTGCGCCACGGCGTCGCGGCGGTCGGGGGGCGCTTGACGGCGCGCGGCTGCGTATTCTCCGGGCATGGCTCGGCGGGAGTCCATGCCTCGGGAAGCGCCCGCGTGCGCTTGGAGCGATGCTCCCTGGAGCGCAACGCCTTCGGTTTTTCTCTCGCTCAAGGGCGGGGGAACCTGGAAAACTGCGAGTTTTCAGACAACACCTCGGTCGGGATATCCCTTTCCGGGGGGCGCCTCAAGGCCAGGGGCGTCCGGATCCGGGACCATCCCGTCTTGGCAATGAGCGTGGCCGGAGGAGAGGCGGAGCTTGCCGGCTGCGTCATGGAGGGCAACCAGGCGGCCATCCGCGCATCGCAAGGGCGCCTGCGCCTGCTCGCCGGAATTGTCCGAGGTGGAGGCATCGGGCTCGAGGTTGCGGCTCAAGCCCACGTCTTCCTTAAAAAATCCTCCTTTGAAGACTGTCGTGGCCATGGCGTGAGCCTGCTGGGCGGGGCCTTGGAGGCGCGACGCGGCCGTTTCCGGGGCTGCGGGGGGGCCGGGCTTCATCTGGCCAAGAACGGAGCCGCTCGACTTTCCACATGCCGCTTCGAAAAAAACGCGTTCGGAATCGCGGTGGAGGAAGGACGTGCGGAGTGCTCTTCCTGTGAAATACTGGAGTCGGGGCGGGCCGGGATCAGCCTGGCCGGCGGCCGAGCCCGCCTGGCGTGGAGCGGCGGACGTGTCCTGGGGGGGGAGGTCGGTGTCGAGGTGGGGCCCGGCGCTTGGGCCCAAGCGCGGCGGTCCCGCGTCGAGAATTGCCGCCGACACGGCGCCCTGGTGTCCGGCGGCGCCCTTGGGGCCGAGAACTCGCTTTTCTTGGGGAATGCGGAGAGCGGAATTTCCGTGGAGAAGGGCGGCGCTCTCGACTTGGCGCGCTGCGGCCTTATGGGCAACTCTTTCGGCCTCGCGGTCGAGGATGGCTCGTCCAATCTGAGCCGGGTGTCGGTCTGTGGCAATTCCCGAGTCGGGGTCAGCTTGGACTCGGGGGTTCATGTCCTCGATCGGGTTGCGGTCAAGGGCAATCCTCAGGGCCTGGCCCAGAGCCCGGCGGCCGCGGTCCGGATCATTGGCGACGGCCTTTTTGACGGCGGCTTTCGGGCGGCGGCGCGGAGAGCTCTGGCTCACGCGGTTTTCAAAGGCGCGGCTTTTCCTCCTCTCCGCTGGATTTTTATCGGCTGGGCCCGGCTGTCTCTTCGCCTTTTAGCGTTTTGGGCGAGGCGCCGGCGAGGCCTCAAGGCCCTCGCGGTGCACCGCAGCTGGACCTCATCGGACTGGCGGCCGGGGACGAGCGACATCGACTTCGTGGCCGTGGCCCGGGAGCTTGGGGAGGAGCGAGGCCTTGAATGGTGCCGTGGTTTTCAGAAGAGCTTGAGGCGGTGGAGGGCCGTGTTTCCCTTCTTCGGAGAAGTTTTGGTCGCGGGGCCGGAGGATTTGGAAGCTTATCTGCGCTGGGGCGGCCGCCGCGCCGCGGAGCTGGGCTCCCGGGGACGGGTTCTCGCGGGCGGATTTCCCCGCCGCCAAAGGGCTTCCTCGAGCATACCCGGCCCGGAATTATTGGGGGAGGCGGCGCACGCCTATACCCGACTCATGCAGTCGTGTCTTTGGAAACGCGGAGCGCGCGCGGGCCTGGCCCGGGTCCAGGCCCAAAAGGCGTTTACCGACGCGATGCGCTACGCCCGCGCCGCGCGGGCGCTATCCGAGCCGCTGAGCCGCGCGGCTTTCGAGGCCGAGCGCTGCCCGCGCTCGGGGCCGCGGCCAGCGCACGCCGCGCTCTGCGCCGAGGCCTTGAGGCAACTGCACCAAAGCGCGCTTTCCCTTCGTCAAGGGCGAGCCGCCGATTCCTCGGCCCCGGGCGGCCTGCATTCGGCGCTGGAGAAAATGGACGCGGAACGCCTAGTGGAGAGAGGCAGGCGCATGAGGCTTGCCTGCGAGCTGCGCCAAGCCCTGGGGGCTTCGTTGACCGGAGGCTCCTGCGACGACCTCTACCGCTCCTATCTGGTCTTGGACGACGATTCCTTGGAGGAGCGCGATCTTCCGCGCCTTTTCACCGCGCTTAGGACGTTCGCCTTGGAGCGTGGGGCGCCCGGGACCTTGCCCATAATCCTGTCCGAGAGCCTGTGGCGGCTATGGAGCCGCCTGCCCTATCTGGAATGTCCGGCGCGCTTTCTTGAAGCCTGCGGCGAGCCCGATCGCGATGGGCTCCTCCTTCCGGCCGGAGCAGGATTTCCCGGACTTTGGCAATACAGCTGGGGCTCGGCGCTTGCCCGCCGCGGCGAGGGCGCTGCACCCGGCCTCCAGGACGCGGCCAAGGAGAGCCTCGCCGCCTTGCGCCTGACCTGGCGCTTCACCAGCGCCGGAGGATGCTTCTCCACGGAGTACGTCCGCCACTACCTCTTGAGCCGAGTCATGGGGCTGAAATTGCTTTTACAGGGGGAGGCCGCGCCTTTCTTCGCGATAGACGAGTTGGCGCGGCTTTACCAGGAGAGATTTCCCGGCGCCAGGCTTCCGGACGCCGAAGGGGTGGAGCTATGGGCCGACAAGCAGTTGCGCGAAGTGGATCTGGAGTAGTTGTTCAGAAATTCCCCGAGGGCCTCGAGATTGCGGCGCGGGTTATTTCCCAGCTGAAATTCATAGGACCGCACTTGCCCAAGGATGCGTCGGGCCGTCTTCAGGCGCGAGAGGGCTATGCCGGTCAGGTTGGAGAGGCCGTAGGGCGAGGGCCGGAGCATGTACTCCGCCATTTGGGCCACCCCATGCCCCAAGACGAGGTGGACGGCCAAGGCCCGGATAGCCATGGGCCATGAGGCCGGGCGCAGGAGGGGCGCTGCCGCGCCGCGCCGCCCTATCAAAAGCCATGAAAGGGGAAGATCGCTTCTTACCTTGTCTCTGAAATAGGTCAAATCCACCAGCTTCTTCACTCCGTAGCGTCGGCGCGTCAATTGCCGCACGTGCCGGGCGGGAAGGCCCGACAGGTCGGCCGAGGGCTGGAATCCGAGGCGGAGGGGAAAGGCCCTAAGCCGGCCGGCGCAATCCACGAGCGGAGTGTCGTCCGAGAGGATGCCGAAGCCTTCCCTCTCCAGCATCTCCAAGGCCATGGTGCTTTTTCCTCCGCCGGAGGGCAGCAATAGGAGCCCTCCGAGGCCACGATGCTCGAAGCCCAGCGCGTGGATTCTGTGGAGTCCGCGCCGGTCGAGCTCCTCTCCGACCCGGGAGAGAGCGGCCAGATACGCGAGCTCATGGAGCCTCTCTGGGCGGACGCAGAATATCTCGCCTCGGCGGGAGCGGTAGTCGTAGAAGGCCCAAGCCTGGTCGCAATAGGAGATAAGCCGTTGGCTTGTTCTTTGCTTGACCAAGAATTCTTTGGTTTTAAAAATGGGAACGCCAGCGTCCGACAGCCTATGGGCTGGCGGCGCCTTCAACCAAAGCCGAATCCCAATGGCGGCAGGCTCCCGGCCGTCCGAAGTGGGGCCGGGCGCCGAGAAGTATTCGAAATCCCTGCGCAGCGGTTCGAGAATCTCGGACGAGTCCGCCTCCACCGAAAGGCTTATTCCGTAAAAGTCGAGAGCGAGGCTCTTCATGGGCGCGAACACAGTCCTCGGGCCAGGCCCAGGGCGTATGAAAGATGGGCCGCCGGAAACAGGACCGCGAGCCAGAGGCCGGCGCGCCAGCGCCTCTGGCGGAGAAGCAGGCGTGCCGACTCGAGCAAAGCGAGGGTGCCGTAAGCCAGTAGGGGTGCTGCGAAGGCCGCCGCGCGCGGAAGAACGGGCCATGCCAGCAGATAGGCTGCAAAGAGGAGGGGAACCGGGATGGCTGGGTGGAGCGAGAGAGGCTTGATTCGGGTGATCTCTCCCCGGCCCTTGCCGCAGAGAAATGTTTGGCGCATGAAGGGAAGAAGGCCGTTTCTTCGCTCGTGGTAAACATACAGCGACGGCGAGAATACCGGAAGGCCCAGTTTTTCCTCCACTTCGAATAGGAGCAAATTCTCCTCGGCGCTGGCGCAGCGGTCTGGAAAGCGCAGGCCGTGGAGCTCGAAAATCTCCCTCCGGAAGGCCAAATTGCATAGGGTGAACTTCCAGCCCGGGGCCGGACCTTCCTCCGAGCCCGGCGAATGCCGCGCCCGCAAGGGGCCGGCTCCAAGCGGCGAGCGCAGGAGAAAGTCCGCCGCGGCCTGGAAGTCGGAGGCTTCCGGGGTTCCCAGGTGGGGGCCGCCCAGGGCGGGCGCTAGGGGATGTCGTCCTGCGGCCTCCAGGACGCTGGAGATAAAGCCCTCCGGGACGACGACGTCGTCATCGAGGAAATAGACGAGCTTCCCGCGGGCTCGGGACGCGGCCAAGTTCCGGGCCAGACCCCGCGGGCTCCTTTCTATGGGGAAGGCCTTAGCCCAAGAGTATTTTGCTGCCAATTCCTCCAAGAGCAGAGGGTTGTCCGCCTCCCTGCCGTTGAGGACGACCAGCGCCTCGACATCGGGACGCGGCATTTCACGAAGGCTCGAGAGGCAGCGCAGGACCGAGGCCAGGCGCCGGTAAGTGAGGATGACAAGGCTGAGCTTAATGGGCGTATAATCGCGCATATTCCGAGGCCCTTCGCTCCCACGTCTGGCTTAGGGCTACCTCTCTGCAGGCTCGGCCTAGGGTCTCGCCTAGACTCTCGTCGCGCCAAAGGGCTTTCATCCCCCGGGCCAGGCTTTTCCAGTCCCCGGGCGTGCAAAGCCAGCCCGACTTTTTATGCTCGATGAAAAGCGCTGCGGCCCCCGTGGCGGAGGCCACGATGGGAGCCGCGGCGGCCATGGCCTCGAGAAGGGCCATGCCGTAGGTCTCGTCTCGGGAAGTGAAGGCGAATAATCGGCATGACTTAAGCGCTGCTTTCAAGCGAAAAGCGGAGGCTAAGCCCTTGAATTCCACATAGCCGTCCAGACCAAGCTTTTCAGCCAAGCCCTGGAAGTGGCCGTTTTGAAAGTCCTCGCCGAAAAGGGTCAGACGGGCCTCCGGATGGGCGTCCAGAAGCTCGCGGAAAGCCCAGAGAAGGATGTCCGTTCCTTTATA
This genomic window contains:
- a CDS encoding PqqD family protein; translation: MTFKHSSNVAWRRVQGEAVILNLENSVYYSLNDPAASIWDLLVKGEPAENIVDKLFGEYEVARAELRRDVDELVEELSREGLIQAL
- a CDS encoding radical SAM protein, translated to MSPESSRLVFKQLDEWVGAGLKALEGCCDPEPIRELHLEITHRCDLKCVMCHHWEMPSRDPGSLARQLNPAEIEAFISRSELLRGVRTVVVTGGEPWTRPDAPQIVALLRRLYPEASLGVLTNFWNAELLRRKLLEAEALGASGIWLGSSLDGLEETHDLVRGQKGAFHGFRRSLEMLRREFPNIRASVNFTITPRNHRDLWAVYRFAQEEGLGFGCQFVVNHEGYQAPERFQWQSAELDEVESQIDRVLADIAARHGALERWLTRPAPESHGLWIQLLYWRYLRRHGRGSPRFFDDCMAGRRYAMLDPEGNLFFCPVNKNKHVGNVRNAPFDRIWSSARAEALRGELRPCQCRCWLNCIANPVLDRVLRAAWSDISPAPAHS
- a CDS encoding glycosyltransferase family 2 protein; its protein translation is MKKRRVLVLLPSSASPFRGWRGLLLRELGKDWELDLLAVAPGRAAGFLSQASGAEYAAAVVVGENWPLQILEGMKCPLVRASFGRSAPCAEHIFSDVWNFSPGRRPRLTKRLLKLAAARRAPATALTSLIIPCFNQWKYTRQCLDSVLACTRKPYEIIIVDNGSTDGTAAQAKKIPGVRLIRNPENLGFAKAINQGMEKAKGRYLVWLNSDVVVTAGWLEGLIACATRLPRIAAAGPCTNETVGFQLVPGAGYQGLKELPLFAQAWALKHQGQALSVPRLTGFCLLLKREAVAKVGLLDERFGRGCYEEYDYCLRLRQAGYELACAQDVFVHHFGHKSFGSFEAMAAQARANRDVFLDKWCRKSLSFLDELDPEAAQKASAP
- a CDS encoding right-handed parallel beta-helix repeat-containing protein, which translates into the protein MNPVEPGLRVRSDSMRFLIEPGDLVYYRRAGLESLSVGDVAVILHWEKGEADYLVHRLWGRFKREGVSHGLTKGDVKLSFDPSLPENSFIGKVVAVRRGRRWIRLDSAKARAIGAVLSVPAAGLHQLAIKPFSRLSGAGAAGSALALCHCLVSRLWDRHLPDLAARLLAGEAPEGAPSEDLSAEREIFGIVEEGASWSGKVRLLGDVYVPPGVTLEILPGTEIGFAPESLCTNHHGRYARSAGRCRILVAGRLKAEGEAASRIRFGGGEPWGGIHFMPGSSGSLARADVSGSEIGGVNGFGRAGLFLREVSFKRNAWGISWRGGTLSMEDGLFEDNVVGIALSLGTLSWKGGRLKGGESGLELLNRSRAKLEGVRLDNGRGHGATISGGCLTARGSIFLSHAGAGLLVKAGGRAELSGCVLEKNAWGLSLQEGLAELQDCRVLDNGRAGVVLSPPAEGAGSARLQWRKGELRGGGTGLELSANARAEIQDVIVDNCLRHGVAAVGGRLTARGCVFSGHGSAGVHASGSARVRLERCSLERNAFGFSLAQGRGNLENCEFSDNTSVGISLSGGRLKARGVRIRDHPVLAMSVAGGEAELAGCVMEGNQAAIRASQGRLRLLAGIVRGGGIGLEVAAQAHVFLKKSSFEDCRGHGVSLLGGALEARRGRFRGCGGAGLHLAKNGAARLSTCRFEKNAFGIAVEEGRAECSSCEILESGRAGISLAGGRARLAWSGGRVLGGEVGVEVGPGAWAQARRSRVENCRRHGALVSGGALGAENSLFLGNAESGISVEKGGALDLARCGLMGNSFGLAVEDGSSNLSRVSVCGNSRVGVSLDSGVHVLDRVAVKGNPQGLAQSPAAAVRIIGDGLFDGGFRAAARRALAHAVFKGAAFPPLRWIFIGWARLSLRLLAFWARRRRGLKALAVHRSWTSSDWRPGTSDIDFVAVARELGEERGLEWCRGFQKSLRRWRAVFPFFGEVLVAGPEDLEAYLRWGGRRAAELGSRGRVLAGGFPRRQRASSSIPGPELLGEAAHAYTRLMQSCLWKRGARAGLARVQAQKAFTDAMRYARAARALSEPLSRAAFEAERCPRSGPRPAHAALCAEALRQLHQSALSLRQGRAADSSAPGGLHSALEKMDAERLVERGRRMRLACELRQALGASLTGGSCDDLYRSYLVLDDDSLEERDLPRLFTALRTFALERGAPGTLPIILSESLWRLWSRLPYLECPARFLEACGEPDRDGLLLPAGAGFPGLWQYSWGSALARRGEGAAPGLQDAAKESLAALRLTWRFTSAGGCFSTEYVRHYLLSRVMGLKLLLQGEAAPFFAIDELARLYQERFPGARLPDAEGVELWADKQLREVDLE
- a CDS encoding glycosyltransferase, which produces MRDYTPIKLSLVILTYRRLASVLRCLSSLREMPRPDVEALVVLNGREADNPLLLEELAAKYSWAKAFPIERSPRGLARNLAASRARGKLVYFLDDDVVVPEGFISSVLEAAGRHPLAPALGGPHLGTPEASDFQAAADFLLRSPLGAGPLRARHSPGSEEGPAPGWKFTLCNLAFRREIFELHGLRFPDRCASAEENLLLFEVEEKLGLPVFSPSLYVYHERRNGLLPFMRQTFLCGKGRGEITRIKPLSLHPAIPVPLLFAAYLLAWPVLPRAAAFAAPLLAYGTLALLESARLLLRQRRWRAGLWLAVLFPAAHLSYALGLARGLCSRP